The DNA window GACGAGGGCCCAGTTCTTCAGGTCGCGTGACGTGGCGACCGGCACATTGGCACCGTCGTTGGTCGCATAAGCGATGAAGTCGCCCCCTCGCTGCAGCACGAACGCGTCGGGGAAATTCGTCTCCAGGACCGGAACGAAGGACGGGTCCGCAGCTGGCGCGGCGGCGACGAGGAACAGGCTTGCCGCGGCTGCGAACGCCCTTGCCAACACGCGCGAGGTCATCCGACGTCTCCTTGAGAACTGGCCGGTGAAGGTAGCAAGTGCGTGCCGCTTCCGCAAAGGACCTCGAGCGCTTATGGTGGGCGCGTGCGTTTTGTGATCGCCATCGCCGCCGCCATCGCGCTTCAAAGCTGCGCGCCGGCGCCGCGCGCCGCCACAGCCGCCAGCTTCGCCAATCCGGTGCTCGACGCCGACTTCCCGGACCCGACGGTCATCAGGGCGCCCGACGGGCAGTTCTACGCTTATGCGACGCAGAGCGAACGCGCGGGCAAGATGGTCAACATCCAGGTCGCTCGCTCGCCCGACCTCGTCCACTGGACCTATTTGGGCGATGCACTTCCGGCCAAGCCGGGCTGGGCCTCGACGACTCAGGACTTCTGGGCGCCCCATGTCGAGCGCGATGGCGGCCGCTACATCATGTATTATTCGGCCAAGCCCGACAATGCCGACGACAAGCGCGGGCTGTGCCTTGCGATCGCAACCGCGAGCTCGCCGGCGGGCCCATTCACCGACATCGGCCATCCGCTTCAGTGCGGCGAAGGCTTCGTCAACATCGACCCGATGAGCTTCGACGATCCCGCCACCGGCAAGCGCCTCCTGTACTGGGGCTCAGGCTTCAAGCCGATCAAGGTGCAGGAACTCGGCCCCGATCG is part of the Sphingomicrobium sp. genome and encodes:
- a CDS encoding glycoside hydrolase family 43 protein translates to MRFVIAIAAAIALQSCAPAPRAATAASFANPVLDADFPDPTVIRAPDGQFYAYATQSERAGKMVNIQVARSPDLVHWTYLGDALPAKPGWASTTQDFWAPHVERDGGRYIMYYSAKPDNADDKRGLCLAIATASSPAGPFTDIGHPLQCGEGFVNIDPMSFDDPATGKRLLYWGSGFKPIKVQELGPDRISFAPSSKAIDLVWPNPVKDAFPALVEGAWVVRRNGYYYLFYSGDNCCGAKANYAVMVARSRSATGPFETLEQATGKPHSIILEKRGHWFAPGHNSIVTDAAGQDWIAYHAVDTAKPREKASDDINTRRIMLIDKIKWVDGWPVVEGPTETAQAAPAL